In Pararge aegeria chromosome 27, ilParAegt1.1, whole genome shotgun sequence, one genomic interval encodes:
- the LOC120635626 gene encoding uncharacterized protein LOC120635626 isoform X1, which produces MGMSKFLNLQQNTKMADGKKSIKNKLIKPFVALFRKNKKNKAKSQESNKENTNEVPLTNTAAEIKLNHVRYEESPFDNLLKNLEKLEIEKKARLEAESSDFINANCNDSISSLENEIEREKEFLDRFNEVDKKSRLDAANPGLNEHQNDSDYDNDAELLEKFHELVIEAKETTGTAEDDEDFNKFSSKVASEDSRASRIDSQSSEDSGFADKCSPESDEDKTGEEEKQKEAKLQIAYIKRGPIKNNRSITKQSSSSVQPYEISLNPDILSGGYVITNPEHSAAFLTQPPHELEPQGSEGIDFLIKSCFSQDQIDLCIHALEVDSQMKSNSILNPPPNIYLDQQLGLINENSDLDLNSLLTPPNSVNSCASNSPNHINMESPHKNIDALLGSPGLSLNGDYEEFREIMPLVASPFYPGLGEITPPETKSSQSHLNASPSYPRLGEITAPETKSSQSHLNASPFYPQSGEITPPDTTSPLPVYKILKHYKDRQRELEQQFLKMECCQTNLTPCKEIFRKKLQNLPEDDKKRLCCGVAKLELKYAYGILLHTLTDLSNSDQAEDFKEALLCLVCEKVLSEQKTLFVEEFGLSLLKYAVLRCYQRPVITRYLVQCVRAVTRSSAYERSNDTVFTEVDSNGDNLLIACVREGDKCANVLRELVRAEENDIPLFDVHHVNIDGCTALHACCAGHGVSTPRAHTLHVLLRHASADRYRKDRKGGETPLHLAVNSANCELDMVLIYFSVDRRDWFSLAHAENLSKKTPLEYAKNGLRSRPTTYPREIFKFLDKCRKTTRN; this is translated from the exons ATGGGCATGTCCAAGTTCCTGAATctacaacaaaacacaaaaatgGCGGACGGCAAGAAGTCAATAAAGaacaaactaataaaaccattcgTCGCACTGTTCCgcaagaacaaaaaaaacaaggcGAAAAGCCAAGAAAGTAACAAGGAAAATACAAACGAGGTACCATTAACGAACACAGCCGCAGAAATCAAATTAAACCATGTGCGTTATGAGGAATCCCCGTTCGATAATCTCCTGAAGAATCTTGAGAAGCTCGAAATAGAGAAGAAAGCAAGGCTAGAAGCGGAATCATCAGATTTCATCAACGCCAATTGCAACGATTCGATTAGCAGTCTGGAGAATGAAATCGAAAGGGAGAAAGAATTTTTGGATAGATTCAACGAAGTCGACAAGAAGTCAAGGTTAGATGCAGCAAACCCAGGTTTAAACGAACACCAAAACGATTCAGACTACGATAATGACGCAGAACTTCTGGAAAAATTCCACGAACTTGTAATAGAGGCGAAGGAAACCACCGGAACTGCGGAAGATGATGAGGATTTCAATAAGTTCTCATCTAAAGTGGCATCTGAGGACAGCAGGGCGTCCAGGATCGATTCGCAATCTTCGGAGGACAGTGGTTTCGCAGACAAATGTAGTCCAGAGTCAGATGAAGACAAAACTGGTGAAGAAGAGAAGCAGAAAGAAGCCAAACTGCAAATAGCTTACATCAAAAGGGGTCCTATAAAGAACAATAGATCAATAACCAAGCAAAGCAGCTCATCTGTGCAACCATATGag atttccCTGAACCCCGACATCCTTTCTGGCGGGTATGTGATCACCAATCCAGAACATAGCGCGGCGTTCTTAACCCAACCTCCACACGAATTGGAACCGCAGGGTTCTGAGGGAATCGATTTCCTAATCAAATCCTGTTTCTCGCAAGATCAAATCGACCTATGCATTCACGCTCTAGAGGTTGATTCACAAATGAAGAGCAATTCAATTTTAAACCCACCCCCAAATATATACCTAGACCAACAACTCGGACTTATAAATGAGAACAGCGATCTAGATTTGAACAGTCTTTTGACACCCCCAAATTCGGTCAACAGCTGCGCATCGAATTCGCCGAATCACATAAACATGGAATCACCACACAAAAATATTGATGCCCTGCTAGGAAGCCCCGGTTTGTCCTTGAACGGGGACTATGAGGAATTTAGGGAAATTATGCCCTTAGTAGCGTCACCATTCTACCCGGGATTAGGGGAGATTACCCCACCTGAAACGAAATCGTCGCAATCGCACCTAAACGCTTCACCATCCTACCCGCGATTAGGGGAGATTACCGCACCTGAAACGAAATCGTCGCAATCGCACCTAAACGCTTCACCATTTTACCCACAATCCGGGGAGATTACCCCGCCCGACACCACCTCACCATTGCCGGTGTACAAAATACTAAAGCACTATAAAGACCGCCAAAGGGAGTTGGAGCAACAATTTTTGAAAATGGAATGCTGTCAGACAAATCTGACACCGTGCAAAGAGATTTTTAGGAAGAAGTTACAGAATTTGCCTGAAGATGACAAGAAGCGGTTGTGCTGTGGTGTTGCCAAGTTAGAGCTGAAATATGCCTATGG AATTCTCCTCCACACCCTAACAGACCTGTCAAACAGTGACCAGGCGGAAGATTTCAAAGAGGCACTTCTCTGTCTGGTGTGCGAGAAGGTACTCTCTGAGCAGAAGACCCTTTTTGTCGAGGAATTCG gACTGAGCCTGCTCAAATACGCGGTGCTACGCTGCTATCAGAGGCCGGTGATCACTCGCTACTTGGTGCAATGCGTGCGCGCTGTCACCAGGAGCTCCGCGTACGAAAGGTCCAACGACACCGTTTTCACAGAG GTGGATTCAAATGGTGACAACTTGTTGATCGCTTGCGTCCGCGAGGGGGACAAGTGCGCGAACGTGCTACGTGAGTTGGTACGCGCAGAGGAAAACGACATTCCCCTGTTCGACGTGCACCACGTCAACATAGACG GCTGCACCGCCCTCCACGCGTGCTGTGCGGGGCACGGCGTGAGTACGCCGCGTGCGCACACACTGCACGTGCTCCTGAGACACGCGTCCGCGGACCGGTATCGAAAG gATCGCAAGGGTGGTGAGACCCCCCTCCACTTGGCGGTTAACTCCGCCAACTGCGAGCTAGACATGGTTCTGATCTACTTCAGCGTCGACCGGCGGGACTGGTTCAGCCTTGCGCATGCGGAGAACTTGAG CAAAAAAACCCCATTGGAGTACGCTAAGAATGGCCTACGATCAAGACCGACGACGTATCCGCGAGAAATCTTTAAATTCCTCGACAAGTGCCGAAAAACAACGAGGAATTAA
- the LOC120635626 gene encoding uncharacterized protein LOC120635626 isoform X2 gives MGMSKFLNLQQNTKMADGKKSIKNKLIKPFVALFRKNKKNKAKSQESNKENTNEVPLTNTAAEIKLNHVRYEESPFDNLLKNLEKLEIEKKARLEAESSDFINANCNDSISSLENEIEREKEFLDRFNEVDKKSRLDAANPGLNEHQNDSDYDNDAELLEKFHELVIEAKETTGTAEDDEDFNKFSSKVASEDSRASRIDSQSSEDSGFADKCSPESDEDKTGEEEKQKEAKLQIAYIKRGPIKNNRSITKQSSSSVQPYEISLNPDILSGGYVITNPEHSAAFLTQPPHELEPQGSEGIDFLIKSCFSQDQIDLCIHALEVDSQMKSNSILNPPPNIYLDQQLGLINENSDLDLNSLLTPPNSVNSCASNSPNHINMESPHKNIDALLGSPGLSLNGDYEEFREIMPLVASPFYPGLGEITPPETKSSQSHLNASPSYPRLGEITAPETKSSQSHLNASPFYPQSGEITPPDTTSPLPVYKILKHYKDRQRELEQQFLKMECCQTNLTPCKEIFRKKLQNLPEDDKKRLCCGVAKLELKYAYGILLHTLTDLSNSDQAEDFKEALLCLVCEKVLSEQKTLFVEEFGLSLLKYAVLRCYQRPVITRYLVQCVRAVTRSSAYERSNDTVFTEVDSNGDNLLIACVREGDKCANVLRELVRAEENDIPLFDVHHVNIDGCTALHACCAGHGVSTPRAHTLHVLLRHASADRYRKQKNPIGVR, from the exons ATGGGCATGTCCAAGTTCCTGAATctacaacaaaacacaaaaatgGCGGACGGCAAGAAGTCAATAAAGaacaaactaataaaaccattcgTCGCACTGTTCCgcaagaacaaaaaaaacaaggcGAAAAGCCAAGAAAGTAACAAGGAAAATACAAACGAGGTACCATTAACGAACACAGCCGCAGAAATCAAATTAAACCATGTGCGTTATGAGGAATCCCCGTTCGATAATCTCCTGAAGAATCTTGAGAAGCTCGAAATAGAGAAGAAAGCAAGGCTAGAAGCGGAATCATCAGATTTCATCAACGCCAATTGCAACGATTCGATTAGCAGTCTGGAGAATGAAATCGAAAGGGAGAAAGAATTTTTGGATAGATTCAACGAAGTCGACAAGAAGTCAAGGTTAGATGCAGCAAACCCAGGTTTAAACGAACACCAAAACGATTCAGACTACGATAATGACGCAGAACTTCTGGAAAAATTCCACGAACTTGTAATAGAGGCGAAGGAAACCACCGGAACTGCGGAAGATGATGAGGATTTCAATAAGTTCTCATCTAAAGTGGCATCTGAGGACAGCAGGGCGTCCAGGATCGATTCGCAATCTTCGGAGGACAGTGGTTTCGCAGACAAATGTAGTCCAGAGTCAGATGAAGACAAAACTGGTGAAGAAGAGAAGCAGAAAGAAGCCAAACTGCAAATAGCTTACATCAAAAGGGGTCCTATAAAGAACAATAGATCAATAACCAAGCAAAGCAGCTCATCTGTGCAACCATATGag atttccCTGAACCCCGACATCCTTTCTGGCGGGTATGTGATCACCAATCCAGAACATAGCGCGGCGTTCTTAACCCAACCTCCACACGAATTGGAACCGCAGGGTTCTGAGGGAATCGATTTCCTAATCAAATCCTGTTTCTCGCAAGATCAAATCGACCTATGCATTCACGCTCTAGAGGTTGATTCACAAATGAAGAGCAATTCAATTTTAAACCCACCCCCAAATATATACCTAGACCAACAACTCGGACTTATAAATGAGAACAGCGATCTAGATTTGAACAGTCTTTTGACACCCCCAAATTCGGTCAACAGCTGCGCATCGAATTCGCCGAATCACATAAACATGGAATCACCACACAAAAATATTGATGCCCTGCTAGGAAGCCCCGGTTTGTCCTTGAACGGGGACTATGAGGAATTTAGGGAAATTATGCCCTTAGTAGCGTCACCATTCTACCCGGGATTAGGGGAGATTACCCCACCTGAAACGAAATCGTCGCAATCGCACCTAAACGCTTCACCATCCTACCCGCGATTAGGGGAGATTACCGCACCTGAAACGAAATCGTCGCAATCGCACCTAAACGCTTCACCATTTTACCCACAATCCGGGGAGATTACCCCGCCCGACACCACCTCACCATTGCCGGTGTACAAAATACTAAAGCACTATAAAGACCGCCAAAGGGAGTTGGAGCAACAATTTTTGAAAATGGAATGCTGTCAGACAAATCTGACACCGTGCAAAGAGATTTTTAGGAAGAAGTTACAGAATTTGCCTGAAGATGACAAGAAGCGGTTGTGCTGTGGTGTTGCCAAGTTAGAGCTGAAATATGCCTATGG AATTCTCCTCCACACCCTAACAGACCTGTCAAACAGTGACCAGGCGGAAGATTTCAAAGAGGCACTTCTCTGTCTGGTGTGCGAGAAGGTACTCTCTGAGCAGAAGACCCTTTTTGTCGAGGAATTCG gACTGAGCCTGCTCAAATACGCGGTGCTACGCTGCTATCAGAGGCCGGTGATCACTCGCTACTTGGTGCAATGCGTGCGCGCTGTCACCAGGAGCTCCGCGTACGAAAGGTCCAACGACACCGTTTTCACAGAG GTGGATTCAAATGGTGACAACTTGTTGATCGCTTGCGTCCGCGAGGGGGACAAGTGCGCGAACGTGCTACGTGAGTTGGTACGCGCAGAGGAAAACGACATTCCCCTGTTCGACGTGCACCACGTCAACATAGACG GCTGCACCGCCCTCCACGCGTGCTGTGCGGGGCACGGCGTGAGTACGCCGCGTGCGCACACACTGCACGTGCTCCTGAGACACGCGTCCGCGGACCGGTATCGAAAG CAAAAAAACCCCATTGGAGTACGCTAA